The sequence CAGGGTAAATTTAAAAAATTATACGATATGGAAGCGATGTTTTTGTTATTATCTTTGGTCAGATTTCCATTGGCATCATAATCATAGTCATTAGTTCCTTTTGTATCGGAAAAGCCCAGCGCATTGTTCGAGGAGTCTGTAACGCTTAAAAGCTGGTTGCTGGTGTTTTTGTATGTATAGGAAAGATTATCAATCAGGGAGGAGGATCCGTCATTTGTCCGGCATGGTCATAAGCCAGCCTATAAAACAGTACTGCTTAGATGGCCAAAAGCGATATTGCGAAACTTATATCAGGAATTCTTTCAGTGTACAAAATGAATATTTATCGCCCTTATCAATATCTGTTACCTTTTTACTAATAGCTTTTATTGCAGGTTTTCTATGATCCGGGGGAGTAATGATCTACTTTATTGCACAACAGGTATTTTGTATTGATCTTAATTACCTGTTAAGTGTTTTATGAAATAAATAGGGATTCGATTGTTGAGACGCGATGAATCGTGTCTCTGCGAAATAAATTTTATAAAAAATTCTTATCCATGTATTCCTGAAATTTTTCTTTATACTGGTCGCTTACGGGGATATAAACATCGCCGAAGACAATACGCATCCGTTCAATGGTGGTGATCCGGTCGAGATTGACAATAAACGAGCGGTGTACCCGCATGAATTTATCAGCCGGTAATTTTTCTTCCATTACTTTCAGCGAACTTAATGAAAGAATGGGATGGTGTTCATTGATCAAAAAGACTTTGATGTAATCTTTTAAGCCTTCGATGTAAAGTATATCGTTAAAATTGATCCGTCGTATTTTGTAATCCGATTTCAGGAACAGAAATTCATTGTTTGATTCAATGATGTTGGCTGTTGCCTTTTTTTCAAGTTCGATGAGGTGTTTGGCTTTTTTAGCTGCTTCCAAAAATTCCTCGTATTCAAAAGGTTTGAGTAAATAACCTATTGCATCTAGCTTAT is a genomic window of Bacteroidota bacterium containing:
- a CDS encoding LytTR family DNA-binding domain-containing protein, translated to MIRTLAIDDEPLALQLVEGYIKRTPFLELAGSFDNPLSAMEFIENEKIDLIFLDIQMPDLTGTEFARLLSNGPKIIFTTAYEKYAIESYKLDAIGYLLKPFEYEEFLEAAKKAKHLIELEKKATANIIESNNEFLFLKSDYKIRRINFNDILYIEGLKDYIKVFLINEHHPILSLSSLKVMEEKLPADKFMRVHRSFIVNLDRITTIERMRIVFGDVYIPVSDQYKEKFQEYMDKNFL